The following are from one region of the Balaenoptera acutorostrata chromosome 18, mBalAcu1.1, whole genome shotgun sequence genome:
- the SLC46A3 gene encoding solute carrier family 46 member 3 isoform X1 produces the protein MKIPFVEPAICLSVFAMTLTAPLTTQYVYRRIWEETGNYSIAPDSNVSECAKNKSSPIFAFQEEVQKKVSLFNLQMDISGLIPGLVSTFMLLSHSDHGGRKFPLILSSFGALANSAWLCLLSYFAFPIQLLIASTFLGALCGNYTTLLGASFAYIVDQCKEKKQRTIRIAIIDFLLGIVTGLTGLSSGYFIRELGFVWSFSIATMALTVNLIYILFFLEDSVKEPSSQNVSVSWTEGFKNLFYQTYMLFKNNSGEQRSLLCLLLFTMITYFFVTIGISPIFILYELDSPLCWDEVLIGYGSALGSVSFFSSFLGIWLFSYCMDDIHMAFIGIFTTMVGMAMTAFARTTLMMLLVRLPFLFTVVPLSVLRSMISKVVRSTEQGTMFACLAFLETLGGITAVSTFNGIYSATVAWYKGFVFLLSAVLLLIPAISLCAVKCISRNAGSYVLLIQEESSEDTSDR, from the exons ATGAAGATTCCATTTGTGGAACCTGCCATTTGCCTTAGTGTATTTGCTATGACTTTGACTGCTCCACTGACAACACAATATGTGTACAGAAGAATATGGGAGGAAACAGGCAACTACAGCATTGCACCCGATAGCAATGTTTCTGAGTgtgcaaaaaacaaaagcagcccAATTTTCGCATTCCAGGag gAAGTTCAGAAAAAAGTGTCTCTTTTTAATCTGCAGATGGACATAAGCGGGTTAATTCCTGGTCTCGTGTCTACATTCATGCTTCTGTCTCATAGTGACCACGGAGGACGAAAATTCCCTTtgattttgtcttcttttggtgCTCTTGCAAACAGTGCTTGGCTCTGTTTGCTTTCCTATTTTGCCTTTCCAATCCAGCTTTTGATTGCATCTACCTTTTTGGGTGCACTTTGTGGCAATTACACCACACTTCTGGGAGCCTCTTTTGCCTACATAGTTGATCaatgtaaagaaaagaaacaaagaacaattcGAATAGCTATAATTGACTTCCTGCTTGGAATTGTCACTGGATTAACAGGATTGTCTTCTGGCTATTTTATTAGAGAACTAGGTTTTGTGTGGTCGTTTTCAATTGCTACTATGGCTCTTACTGTTAacttgatttatattttattctttcttgaggATTCAGTGAAAGAGCCTTCATCTCAGAATGTTTCTGTATCATGGACTGAAggctttaaaaacttattttaccaaacttacatgctttttaaaaataattctggtgAGCAACGATCTTTGCTCTGCTTGTTGCTTTTTACAATGATCACTTATTTTTTCGTGACAATTGGCATTTCCCCCATTTTTATCCTTTATGAATTGGATTCACCACTCTGCTGGGATGAAGTTTTAATAGGTTATGGATCAGCTTTGGGTAGTGTCTCTTTTTTCAGCAGTTTCCTAGGAATATGGCTTTTTTCTTACTGTATGGACGATATTCACATGGCCTTCATTGGAATCTTTACCACCATGGTGGGAATGGCTATGACTGCTTTTGCCAGAACAACACTGATGATGCTTTTAG TCAGGCTGCCATTCCTTTTCACTGTTGTGCCACTCTCTGTTCTACGGTCCATGATATCAAAAGTGGTTCGTTCTACTGAACAAG GCACCATGTTCGCTTGTCTCGCTTTCTTAGAAACACTTGGCGGAATCACTGCAGTTTCTACTTTCAACGGAATTTATTCAGCCACCGTTGCTTGGTACAAAGGCTTCGTCTTTCTGCTCTCCGCTGTTTTATTACTTATTCCAGCCATCAGTCTATG TGCTGTCAAGTGCATCAGCAGGAATGCGGGAAGCTATGTCCTTCTTATACAAGAAGAATCCAGCGAAGACACTTCAGACAGATGA
- the SLC46A3 gene encoding solute carrier family 46 member 3 isoform X2 — MKIPFVEPAICLSVFAMTLTAPLTTQYVYRRIWEETGNYSIAPDSNVSECAKNKSSPIFAFQEEVQKKVSLFNLQMDISGLIPGLVSTFMLLSHSDHGGRKFPLILSSFGALANSAWLCLLSYFAFPIQLLIASTFLGALCGNYTTLLGASFAYIVDQCKEKKQRTIRIAIIDFLLGIVTGLTGLSSGYFIRELGFVWSFSIATMALTVNLIYILFFLEDSVKEPSSQNVSVSWTEGFKNLFYQTYMLFKNNSGEQRSLLCLLLFTMITYFFVTIGISPIFILYELDSPLCWDEVLIGYGSALGSVSFFSSFLGIWLFSYCMDDIHMAFIGIFTTMVGMAMTAFARTTLMMLLGTMFACLAFLETLGGITAVSTFNGIYSATVAWYKGFVFLLSAVLLLIPAISLCAVKCISRNAGSYVLLIQEESSEDTSDR, encoded by the exons ATGAAGATTCCATTTGTGGAACCTGCCATTTGCCTTAGTGTATTTGCTATGACTTTGACTGCTCCACTGACAACACAATATGTGTACAGAAGAATATGGGAGGAAACAGGCAACTACAGCATTGCACCCGATAGCAATGTTTCTGAGTgtgcaaaaaacaaaagcagcccAATTTTCGCATTCCAGGag gAAGTTCAGAAAAAAGTGTCTCTTTTTAATCTGCAGATGGACATAAGCGGGTTAATTCCTGGTCTCGTGTCTACATTCATGCTTCTGTCTCATAGTGACCACGGAGGACGAAAATTCCCTTtgattttgtcttcttttggtgCTCTTGCAAACAGTGCTTGGCTCTGTTTGCTTTCCTATTTTGCCTTTCCAATCCAGCTTTTGATTGCATCTACCTTTTTGGGTGCACTTTGTGGCAATTACACCACACTTCTGGGAGCCTCTTTTGCCTACATAGTTGATCaatgtaaagaaaagaaacaaagaacaattcGAATAGCTATAATTGACTTCCTGCTTGGAATTGTCACTGGATTAACAGGATTGTCTTCTGGCTATTTTATTAGAGAACTAGGTTTTGTGTGGTCGTTTTCAATTGCTACTATGGCTCTTACTGTTAacttgatttatattttattctttcttgaggATTCAGTGAAAGAGCCTTCATCTCAGAATGTTTCTGTATCATGGACTGAAggctttaaaaacttattttaccaaacttacatgctttttaaaaataattctggtgAGCAACGATCTTTGCTCTGCTTGTTGCTTTTTACAATGATCACTTATTTTTTCGTGACAATTGGCATTTCCCCCATTTTTATCCTTTATGAATTGGATTCACCACTCTGCTGGGATGAAGTTTTAATAGGTTATGGATCAGCTTTGGGTAGTGTCTCTTTTTTCAGCAGTTTCCTAGGAATATGGCTTTTTTCTTACTGTATGGACGATATTCACATGGCCTTCATTGGAATCTTTACCACCATGGTGGGAATGGCTATGACTGCTTTTGCCAGAACAACACTGATGATGCTTTTAG GCACCATGTTCGCTTGTCTCGCTTTCTTAGAAACACTTGGCGGAATCACTGCAGTTTCTACTTTCAACGGAATTTATTCAGCCACCGTTGCTTGGTACAAAGGCTTCGTCTTTCTGCTCTCCGCTGTTTTATTACTTATTCCAGCCATCAGTCTATG TGCTGTCAAGTGCATCAGCAGGAATGCGGGAAGCTATGTCCTTCTTATACAAGAAGAATCCAGCGAAGACACTTCAGACAGATGA